In Corylus avellana chromosome ca2, CavTom2PMs-1.0, the following proteins share a genomic window:
- the LOC132169295 gene encoding uncharacterized protein LOC132169295 — translation MSIPQRASGSIGQDNDQEDFNSAKSNMSPDNDFIDDPLAREKRFYYLATSVPLYQAALKGDWKVAKALFEKYPDVFRRPITEGNETALHIAVTAERTDFVKELVKCMDPVEIALPNNNGNTALYFAAGSGIVSIAQEMVEKQKELPLIRGSGDKTPLYVAALNGRRKMVSYLYPLTPFEDLETIERIDILIATISTDMYDIALNILIKDRSLATMEDSYKRIALQELARKPFAIGRKSQLSVWERCLNNSWFKGMCNKALMQTLAYELVDLLCKEVLVLPKNKFENLVKKHSTFIFKAAELGNVEYLIILIRSYPDLIWRVDKNNQSIFHIAVKHRQESVFNLIYEIGAIKGIIAQYPDLNENNMLHLTGQLAPSDRLNIISGAALQMRRELLWFKEIEKIVPPSYKKMKNIDQDDKAAYTPWELFIKKHEKLKEQGEKWMKDTANYCMLVATLIATVVFAAAFTVPGGNNQEIGTPIFLKSNWFMVFFISDAVALLSSSTSILIFLSILTSRYAEGDFLASLPARLFFGLTTLFISIASMVVAFSATCFLVYYSKVAWVPIVIIASAGVPVTLFVGLHFQLWADIIRSTYWSRFLFRPHKHRLF, via the exons ATGAGTATTCCTCAAAGGGCTTCTGGTAGTATTGGACAAGATAATGATCAAGAAGATTTCAATTCCGCTAAATCAAACATGTCACCAGATAATGATTTTATAGATGATCCTTTGGCGA GGGAAAAAAGATTTTACTACCTCGCCACTTCCGTTCCCCTCTATCAAGCTGCCCTAAAAGGAGATTGGAAAGTTGCTAAGGCTCTATTTGAGAAATATCCAGATGTCTTTCGCCGTCCCATAACAGAAGGGAATGAGACAGCTCTTCACATCGCAGTCACAGCAGAACGCACTGATTTTGTTAAAGAACTGGTCAAATGTATGGATCCGGTTGAAATAGCATTACCAAATAACAATGGAAACACAGCCCTTTACTTTGCTGCTGGATCAGGAATCGTGTCCATTGCCCAGGAGATGGTGGAAAAGCAAAAGGAACTGCCATTAATCCGCGGTAGCGGTGACAAGACCCCACTTTACGTGGCAGCTTTAAACGGACGTAGAAAGATGGTGTCGTATCTATACCCTCTCACTCCTTTTGAAGATTTGGAAACTATCGAACGCATTGATATCCTTATTGCTACTATTTCTACTGATATGTACG ATATAGCATTGAATATTCTGATTAAGGATCGAAGTTTAGCAACTATGGAGGATAGCTATAAGAGAATAGCACTGCAAGAGTTGGCTAGAAAACCTTTTGCAATCGGCAGGAAAAGTCAGCTATCAGTATGGGAAAGATGCTTAAACAACTCCT GGTTCAAAGGAATGTGTAACAAAGCTTTGATGCAGACATTAGCTTATGAATTAGTTGATCTTCTTTGCAAAGAGGTTCTAGTATTGCCAAAAAACAAGTTCGAAAACCTAGTTAAGAAGCATTcgacttttatttttaaagctgCAGAATTAGGGAATGTTGAATATCTAATTATACTAATACGCTCTTATCCTGATCTCATATGGAGAGTAgacaaaaacaaccaaagtatATTTCATATTGCTGTTAAACATCGGCAAGAGAGCGTgttcaatctaatatatgagATAGGTGCTATCAAGGGTATCATTGCACAATATCCTGACCTAAATGAGAACAACATGCTACATTTAACTGGACAATTGGCTCCTTCAGATCGACTAAATATCATATCGGGAGCAGCTCTTCAAATGCGACGAGAGTTATTATGGTTTAAG GAGATAGAAAAGATTGTACCGCCTTCAtacaagaagatgaagaatatAGATCAAGACGATAAAGCTGCATATACACCTTGGGAATTATTCATCAAGAAACACGAAAAGTTGAAAGAACAAGGTGAAAAGTGGATGAAAGACACAGCAAACTATTGCATGCTTGTGGCTACACTGATTGCCACAGTAGTTTTTGCTGCAGCTTTTACTGTACCAGGTGGAAACAATCAAGAAATAGGAacaccaatttttttgaaaagcaaCTGGTTTATGGTGTTCTTCATATCAGATGCAGTGGCACTGCTCTCCTCTTCGACTTCGAtactaatatttttatcaattctcaCTTCGCGTTATGCAGAAGGGGATTTTCTCGCGTCATTGCCTGCAAGGTTGTTTTTTGGACTTACAACACTCTTCATCTCTATAGCAAGTATGGTTGTAGCTTTTAGTGCAACTTGCTTTTTGGTTTATTACAGTAAAGTGGCATGGGTTCCAATTGTTATAATTGCTTCAGCTGGTGTCCCAGTTACTTTATTTGTTGGGCTACATTTTCAACTTTGGGCTGATATTATCCGCTCAACATACTGGTCCAGGTTCCTTTTCCGGCCACATAAACATAGGCTTTTTTAG